Part of the Apostichopus japonicus isolate 1M-3 chromosome 13, ASM3797524v1, whole genome shotgun sequence genome is shown below.
GAGGGGgcgaagggaggggtggtaTGTGACAACGAGGGGTAGTCTATCAGAATCAgattttatatcaatatatatcaatatatataagaCATTGCAGAATACAACTTAAAACGTTGCAAACAAACAGATCCAGCTACTCTCAAGACAGATCAAGGCACGGCGACCTTCAAAGATCTCCTCCGTTGATCAATCTCTTTCCAACATGCTCTCTTGATCCTTTCATCAGTTAGCAGCATCTGCTTCTAAATCTATCCATCTTCATCTGCTGCTGTCGACTATTCTCAGCAAATCTTTATTCTGCTCTGCTAATTTCAAGTCTTTCCTGTAACATCCAAGGAATACACTGTGATTCTACCATAGAAATCTGACGACTCCATAAAGACTATTTTGACCCGAGTTACCTTGTTCCCATCATTTGGAATCTGGAAGATGTTTTGACAGTAGTTAAGGGCAGACTGGAATGGTGAAGTAAACATCAAATATATCTTAGTAGTTACTCATTAGGTAATGCTCTCCCATTAACAtgataacatcatcatcatcatcatcatcatcatcatcatcatcatcatcatcatcatcatcatcatcatcatcatcatcatcatcatcatcatcatcatcatcatcatcatcatcatcatcatcatcatcatcatcatcatcatcatcatcatcatcatcaccatcaccatcaccatcaccatcaccatcaccatcaccatcaccatcaccatcaccatcaccatcaccatcaccatcaccatcaccaccaccaccaccaccaccaccaccaccaccaccaccaccaccaccatcatcatcatcatcatcatcatcatcatcatcatcatcatcatcatcatcatcatcatcatcatcatcatcatcatcatcatcaccatcaccatcatccaTCATCCATCATCCATCATCCATCATCCATCATCCATCATCCATCATCCATCATCCATTATCCAtcatccatcatcatcatcaccaatatccttcaccatcatcatcatctactTGGCATCATAACACGCCATGTGAATAGATCAATGTAAGAGATCCAGGTAATCACCAACTGAGAGTTATATACACATCAAAGCACCTAGGAATACCATCTCATATTCAGTTTTTCTTCTAGCAGAATTCAAACCTTTTCCACACACCATGACCTCATGAAtaaaatttattgatgttactaAAAAATATGACAGGATGAATctttcatatcaatatataacaaaatatatcacacacatgcacaaaaaaagaaaaagaaataccTTTTTGCTCATGCTAGAGTGCCTTCACAGTGACAAATTTGCTGATCAGTGTATCAAGAGTAGCTTGGTCTTTCAATGAGTGatgttttttactttttcaataATGCCTAAGGCCTTTTTTCTTGGCTCTCAATTCTTATTACAACTTGCTGTGTAGAAGTACGATATAGGTTGGCAATAATAGTTTGGTGAACCCAAGGGCTTAGATGTTGCACCGTAGTCTATTCACACCTCGATCAATGAAATGATCATAAATAGAGACAGACTCATATCAAACATTCTATATTTGACATGAGTTTACAAGACAGCAATTTGTGTGCAACCTTCCTACTATGTTTAATCTGACACATACAGTTGGACCATGATTTCATCATTTCTGGAGCAAGTTTTAATTACAGTAACAATGAATGTTTTCTGGCACCATATCTTCAATTAATTGCCAAAAATCACCAGATTGTATTAAACTAACAGTGTGACAAATTAAAGACACTTGTTTAGGATGATATAAAGAGTTTTAATAGTGCTCTGAAAGTGAAAGAATTAATAGGGGATGAGGttgtggagggggtgggggtggagaaGACGAGGAAGGGATAAATGAAAATCGAAAGAAATCTTTGTAAAAGGATATTTGCCTGGAgttgtcatcttttggaaagaAATCTAGAATCTTTGAATATGAGGTAGCATCTTCTTGTCCGATGACTGCATGAATCTGACAAGTTTTCCCCACAAACCCACCCTGGAATGTGAGATGGATTTCCTCCAATAGGACCGGTTCCCGGAACTCTAGAGATATCCACTGCCCAGAGCCAGCTTGTGCCTGTTGGGTAGAACAATTGAAGGATCAATCGTAAAAGAAGGCTGAAGACGAATTGCTGTGTGTCACTTTGTTGGGGTTTTTACACAACATATAGTAAATAAAGCTATCTGCTTTCtgatacacacatacagtacctgCCACTgcttaatatttaaataacacTGTATAAAGTTGAACTATGTTACGAACGCAGGATTCAGCCTTCGGGGTGCAGGGTGTTAGCCAGTGTGGGgaaatcttcaaaatgtttgCGTCTGACGGACgctacttttaaaatatttgagaaaaaatCCCCAAGcgcacacactcacaactaggccaatacaaaacataaaaaaacacattattGAATCAACATCTTTCTTGATTCTTGATTAATGAACATCCTCATAAGCAAACTTGCTGTCCCGGATGTGTatcttaaccctggtcattggtaactagtcacacctacacaccaaagtgtgcacaattcaaacaatctctcctggggcaccacagtgcaccacaaccacgtgtgccccgggggacttcccatagggtgcagccacaaaccggcgcactcAACTAtgtttacaagtcacctcgcaagtccccatttacacacctgggtgaagagaggcaatggagataaagtgccttgcccaaggacacaacgcagtgatctggccagggctcgaacctgtaatccttagatcacaagtccactgccttaaccacttgaccacaacgccctcactttctttaaaaaaaaacaaaaaacataactTCTTCTCCAAAGGACCAAAACTTCTTCTAATCCAACAGATGATCgtttgaaaacaaatcattCTTGCATTTGCGGTGCTCAATGAATACAACATGCGTCGTTCAAACTGCGACTACTTGTAACATTACCTTtccctgtgtagagataacaaagtttGAGCTATGCGTGCATTTCAAATATTCATAACAGTAGGCCTTGTCACAAAGTTTCGGCAAGAAGCCCTCATGGTGTGAAATTGCAGTTGCATTGTTCCTGAGACTACCACGTAATATTTAAAGCattgttttgataaaaaatgttatgagttgagacaatttatGAGTTTTACCCGAAGCTAAAATCTCTCATACTGAAAAGGATTTTTCATCTCACAATGTGTTAGAGTTGCTGATGTAAAATGTGAGTTCGAACCACAGTAATTGTTTtgttgcaaacttgcgtaaaaTTTCGCCATGTGCTTCAGTTATAATTATTTGTGCAATGTTTGTGTGTAAACTATTTTCTACATCGTCAAAAGTACTGTAGCCATTGAAACTTGAGTTTAAGTCGACATTTCGTAAGAAGTTATTTAATGGGAAAGGGATCGGGTTGGGCCGACTTGTATATAGTGGATCCGGATAGGAGAATTCAC
Proteins encoded:
- the LOC139978900 gene encoding nuclear receptor 2C2-associated protein-like; this translates as MMAMSLLEQLSRVRVSSVLNNDVKQFGKKFLIDGNEETCWNSDQAQAGSGQWISLEFREPVLLEEIHLTFQGGFVGKTCQIHAVIGQEDATSYSKILDFFPKDDNSRQIFQIPNDGNKVTRVKIVFMESSDFYGRITVYSLDVTGKT